In Primulina huaijiensis isolate GDHJ02 chromosome 6, ASM1229523v2, whole genome shotgun sequence, a single window of DNA contains:
- the LOC140978935 gene encoding DExH-box ATP-dependent RNA helicase DExH8 isoform X4 yields the protein MLEKGLKALKYKVIILDEVHERSVESDLVLVCVKQFLLKNSDLRLVLMSATADISRYREYFRDLGRGERIEVLAIPPGSGKVTMFQHKVSYLEQIMELLGMKSENLSLEYCSGSSPMMAMADFKPEVHKLIHNLVLQIHNNEADIEKSILVFLPTYYALEQQWFILKPFSDLFKVHILHRSVDTEQALKAMRIWKSHRKIILATNMAESSVTIPKVGYVIDSCRSLQVFWDNNRKTDSAELIWVSKSQADQRKGRTGRTCDGHVYRLVTGSFYGQLDDFECPAILKLSLRQQVLLICCAESKFISDPKALLQKAMDPPDRDVIDDALDLLVHMHALEKASRGRHEPTFYGRLLASFSLSFDASVLILKFGSKGMLREGILLGILMDLQPLPILRPFGREHRFLEYTCNYYNGDNKNIGLGKKEALCMGNLCAYEFWQRVFKDKCRLDRVKNIWKIDEVEDKTISISKMEEEWCSFHNLVKPALQQVTETYEEILNSLHRFRPMVLVISNNLPPYYEPHEFRHTCHLKCEQSDDIDALDFDDEHVDLDGESRMCTAVPFVGSKDFQTDIVARIFASIVKEMRIQLTQDPSSEQKISSYGNERYVDRGVSLCRFFASGLCNRGSHCLFSHSLQAKKPVCKFFFSLKGCRNGGSCYFSHDSDSLAISDPESGSYCQEDEGSDVESLMRYFPSSSEGYLLVLDDIDLHFSSYICQYIDASRIISTTSETNPSILHPSLKVTNILCGLSHPYETILFKAGRSSEVPWNEVKCVLWFPIIDSEYGDEQKHLMQNFFIYMAIRLLADALHEVQVILTMNNIRFSQIQVEPIARDSFFFLEDSFPFDESSFGELFDVVTVKRPLLVSKPVSYVFKLHPPTDIQYGNYRNLLRQHLYI from the exons ATGCTGGAGAAGGGACTGAAAGCCCTCAAGTATAAAGTCATAATTCTTGATGAAGTCCATGAAAGATCAGTGGAGTCGGATCTCGTTCTTGTTTGTGTTAAACAGTTTTTGCTTAAAAACAGTGACTTAAG GTTGGTTTTGATGTCTGCTACCGCTGATATTTCACGATATCGAGAATACTTCAGGGATCTTGGTAGGGGTGAAAGAATAGAAGTGTTGGCAATTCCTCCAGGATCTGGGAAGGTCACCATGTTTCAGCACAAAGTGTCCTACCTTGAGCAG ATTATGGAACTTCTTGGAATGAAATCTGAGAATCTTTCGTTGGAATACTGCTCTGGATCAAGTCCAATGATGGCCATGGCTGATTTCAAGCCTGAAGTGCACAAGCTAATACACAACTTGGTATTGCAAATTCACAATAATGAGGCAGATATAGAAAAGAGTATTTTGGTCTTTCTTCCAACGTACTATGCACTAGAACAACAGTGGTTCATCTTAAAGCCCTTCAGTGACCTTTTCAAGGTCCACATTTTGCATCGTAGTGTCGACACGGAACAAGCTCTCAAAGCAATGAGAATCTGGAAGTCACATCGCAAG ATAATACTGGCAACAAATATGGCAGAATCTTCCGTTACAATACCGAAAGTCGGATATGTCATAGATTCCTGCCGTTCCCTGCAAGTTTTCTGGGATAATAATCGGAAGACAGACTCAGCAGAGCTTATCTGGGTTTCTAAATCACAG GCTGATCAGCGTAAGGGAAGAACTGGTCGGACTTGTGATGGTCATGTGTACCGCTTGGTGACAGGGTCATTCTATGGTCAATTGGATGATTTTGAGTGCCCTGCGATACTGAAGTTATCACTACGACAACAAGTGCTTCTCATATGCTGCGCTGAATCAAAATTCATTAGTGATCCTAAAG CACTGTTGCAGAAGGCTATGGATCCTCCGGACCGCGATGTTATTGACGATGCCCTGGATTTACTCGTTCACATGCATGCTTTGGAAAAGGCTTCTAGGGGCCGTCATGAGCCTACATTTTATGGAAGATTGCTTGCCAGTTTCTCTTTATCGTTTGATGCTTCTGTCCTCATTCTCAAGTTTGGGTCCAAAGGAATGCTACGGGAAGGCATTCTATTGGGTATATTGATGGACCTACAACCTTTACCAATTCTTCGTCCTTTCGGTCGGGAACATCGG TTCCTGGAGTACACTTGTAATTATTATAATGGGGACAATAAGAATATCGGGCTAGGTAAAAAAGAGGCGCTGTGCATGGGAAACTTATGTGCTTACGAGTTTTGGCAACGTGTCTTCAAG GACAAATGCCGGCTTGATCGGGTAAAAAATATCTGGAAGATTGATGAGGTTGAGGATAAAACAATTTCGATATCAAAGATGGAGGAAGAATGGTGCTCATTTCACAATCTTGTCAAACCTGCGCTTCAACAAGTTACAGAAACAT ATGAAGAGATCCTTAATTCTTTGCATCGGTTTCGGCCGATGGTGTTGGTTATATCAAACAATCTACCCCCTTATTACGAGCCACATGAATTTCGGCATACTTGTCATCTTAAGTGCGAGCAAAGTGACGATATCGATGCTTTAGATTTTGATGATGAACACGTTGATCTTGATGGTGAATCGCGGATGTGTACTGCTGTACCCTTTGTTGGTTCCAAGGACTTTCAAACAGATATTGTGGCGAGAATATTTGCATCTATTGTCAAAGAG ATGAGAATCCAGCTTACCCAGGATCCATCAAGCGAACAGAAAATATCATCTTATGGGAATGAACGTTATGTTGATAGGGGTGTATCGTTGTGTAGATTTTTCGCCAGTGGTTTGTGCAACAGGGGTAGCCATTGTTTGTTTTCTCATTCACTCCAAGCAAAGAAACCTGTTTGCAAATTCTTTTTCTCTTTGAAG GGATGCCGCAATGGAGGTTCTTGTTACTTTTCTCATGATTCAGATTCATTAGCCATATCAGATCCTGAATCAGGTTCTTACTGCCAAGAGGATGAAGGCAGTGATGTGGAATCTCTCATGCGATATTTTCCTTCCTCTTCAGAAGGATACCTTCTAGTTTTGGATGATATAGatcttcatttttcttcttataTTTGTCAGTATATTGATGCTTCCCGTATAATTTCCACGACATCTGAGACAAATCCTTCCATTCTACATCCATCTCTGAAGGTGACCAATATTTTGTGTGGACTTAGCCACCCATATGAGACTATCCTTTTCAAAGCAGGGCGAAGTAGTGAAGTCCCTTGGAATGAAGTCAAATGTGTGTTATGGTTTCCTATAATTGATAGTGAATATGGGGATGAACAAAAACATTTGATGCAAAACTTCTTCATTTATATGGCAATCCGGTTATTGGCAGATGCTCTACATGAAGTCCAAGTAATCCTGACTATGAACAATATTCGATTCTCACAAATACAG GTGGAACCAATAGCCAGGGATAGTTTCTTCTTTCTTGAAGATTCATTTCCATTTGATGAATCAAGCTTTGGGGAGTTGTTTGATGTGGTGACTGTCAAAAGGCCGCTGTTGGTTTCAAAGCCGGTCTCCTATGTTTTCAAACTACATCCTCCCACGGACATTCAATATGGCAATTACAGGAATCTACTCCGTCagcatttatatatttaa